Proteins encoded together in one Bacteroidota bacterium window:
- a CDS encoding T9SS type A sorting domain-containing protein, with product MRKILLSISFCFAMLITNGQNFPSFYQSALLPIFDEHYESYKNAWGGGLKFPVFSSMDLNFDGKGDLILLDRVDNRILTFIYTDSFNYQYRPQYEQFFPALKRYMYLRDYNGDGLPDIFAFAKDNNSGLEVYKNVSTKFNLQFEKVSDKLQALYFNTFWSLLYVNSIDIPAIEDMDGDGDLDILTFGVIGQHLEYYENLSMELYGIPDSFYYEYADACWGKFKEDELTNNITLGSSCGAVRSNPKRHAGSTSLVIDLDADNDWDLLLGDVSYPAYYALINGKNDFSWPLDSMISIDNHFPSDDSSVFIKNMPAGFFLDVNSDGQKDLIMSPQGMETIDTFQSLNQIWLYRNDGQNNKPDFKFKMNDFLQKDMIDLGGRTSPSFFDYDQDGDLDLFVSTIGDFDQSYYQHDRLVLYKNKGTKSNPEFHLEDKDYLHLSTLNLRGIKAAFGDLDGDGDLDLLLGKADGKLIYFKNTALSGQIASFSWVTNSYQNIDVGEFSSPCIFDVNGDLLNDLIIGEQYASLKYYRNKGTLSNPIFALEQDTFGQVNFDLFLRQYSSPAVYDLNNNQKDDLIISTRDQNIYYVADFQDHLNDSFHLQSLSIRDSVNGRSVNTLIGHRLSVAFADLFDTKNIDLIIGSDRGGLLYYSTQYDSVNISLAETKKSTQDFHVDVYPNPFTSFINIRFIGMNTDYAIDIKDVNGKIIHQESISVSDYYSMQLPDMKKGFYILSIINKQNETVYRQKIIKID from the coding sequence ATGAGAAAAATTTTATTATCAATCAGTTTCTGTTTTGCCATGCTGATAACAAATGGGCAAAATTTCCCCTCTTTTTATCAAAGTGCCTTGTTGCCAATTTTTGATGAGCATTATGAATCCTATAAAAATGCATGGGGAGGTGGACTCAAATTTCCTGTATTTTCCAGTATGGATTTAAATTTTGATGGGAAAGGTGATTTAATCTTATTGGATAGAGTGGATAATCGTATTCTCACCTTCATTTATACAGATAGTTTTAATTATCAATATCGCCCACAATATGAACAGTTTTTCCCTGCATTAAAGCGCTATATGTATTTGCGCGATTATAATGGAGATGGGCTACCTGATATTTTTGCTTTCGCTAAGGATAATAACTCCGGACTCGAGGTTTATAAAAACGTTTCAACAAAATTTAACTTGCAATTTGAAAAAGTATCAGATAAGCTGCAAGCACTTTATTTTAATACTTTTTGGTCCTTATTGTACGTAAATAGTATCGACATACCCGCCATAGAAGATATGGATGGAGATGGTGATTTGGATATTTTGACATTCGGGGTTATCGGTCAACATTTAGAGTATTATGAGAATTTATCCATGGAGCTGTATGGTATTCCTGACAGTTTTTACTATGAATATGCAGATGCCTGCTGGGGTAAATTTAAGGAAGATGAGCTAACAAATAATATTACACTTGGTTCCAGTTGTGGCGCTGTCCGATCCAATCCAAAACGTCATGCAGGTTCTACTAGCTTGGTCATAGATTTGGATGCAGATAATGATTGGGATTTGTTATTGGGCGATGTGAGTTATCCAGCGTATTATGCATTAATCAATGGTAAAAATGATTTTTCATGGCCACTAGATAGTATGATTTCAATAGATAATCATTTTCCTTCTGATGATAGCTCCGTTTTTATTAAGAATATGCCAGCTGGTTTTTTCCTGGATGTAAATAGCGATGGCCAAAAGGATTTAATCATGAGTCCACAAGGGATGGAGACGATTGATACCTTTCAGTCTCTTAATCAAATTTGGCTTTATCGCAATGATGGGCAGAATAATAAACCCGATTTTAAATTCAAAATGAATGATTTTTTACAGAAGGATATGATTGATTTGGGAGGTCGAACTTCACCATCATTTTTTGATTATGATCAGGATGGTGATTTAGATCTATTTGTCAGCACTATTGGAGACTTTGACCAAAGCTACTATCAACATGATCGATTAGTTCTGTACAAGAATAAAGGAACAAAATCGAATCCTGAGTTTCATTTAGAGGATAAGGATTATCTGCATTTGTCTACTCTTAATTTGCGTGGAATAAAAGCCGCATTTGGGGATTTAGATGGAGATGGAGATCTGGATTTATTGCTTGGAAAAGCAGATGGGAAACTCATTTATTTTAAAAACACAGCACTAAGCGGGCAAATTGCAAGCTTTAGCTGGGTCACAAACTCCTATCAAAACATAGATGTAGGCGAATTTAGTTCCCCTTGTATATTTGATGTAAATGGCGATTTATTAAACGATTTAATTATAGGAGAACAATACGCTAGTTTGAAATATTATCGAAACAAGGGAACTTTATCAAATCCAATATTTGCTCTTGAGCAAGATACTTTTGGTCAAGTAAATTTTGATTTATTCTTGCGCCAATATTCATCACCTGCTGTTTACGATTTAAACAACAACCAAAAAGACGATTTGATTATTTCCACTCGAGATCAAAACATTTATTATGTGGCCGACTTTCAGGATCATTTGAACGATAGCTTTCATCTTCAGTCTTTATCAATTCGAGATTCAGTAAATGGTCGCTCAGTAAATACGCTTATTGGGCATCGACTTTCTGTTGCTTTTGCTGATTTATTTGATACGAAGAATATCGATTTAATAATTGGCAGCGATAGGGGTGGATTACTCTATTATTCAACTCAATACGACTCGGTAAATATATCATTAGCCGAAACAAAAAAATCGACCCAAGATTTCCATGTTGATGTTTATCCCAATCCCTTTACCAGCTTTATTAATATCCGCTTTATAGGGATGAATACAGATTATGCGATAGATATAAAAGATGTCAATGGGAAAATAATTCATCAGGAAAGCATTTCCGTAAGCGATTATTATAGCATGCAATTGCCTGACATGAAAAAAGGTTTTTATATACTGAGTATAATTAATAAACAGAATGAAACCGTTTATCGGCAGAAAATAATAAAAATTGATTAA
- a CDS encoding PKD domain-containing protein, whose product MMFRKLLFLIIIATTPLIVISQQFPKYYQSNIIEVYDSNNALFVNPFGGGLKFPVFASFHLNSDNKADLVILDKVDNRILTFINEGNMKYTYRPEFERFFPDSLVSFLVFKDYDNDGKNDLFTYSNVSGAGISVYKNTSNQIDGIRFEMASEQLITYDWGNYQFSYNLPLFQVDMPAIIDMDEDGDLDMLIFDELGGSWLKLYNNMSVELCGNANALLFTSIDHYWGEFYESDNTNEVTLNQKYNWGYRYYKQNYDSLKAIWDIDSICNPDIGLKPDRIKESNYRTPKRHIGSTILAEDMDDDDDIDLLVGDIGYSGILMLENGKSDSNLAFNKIISNNLHFPLSSKEVDIPQMPASYYIDIDLDGVKDMVFAPYDMDEIDTFKSLNQIWLYLNKGSNNNLDLKYESNNFLQHEMIDLGGATSPAFCDYDHDGDQDLFVISKGDFHQTYYQADQLYLFENIGNGDNAIFKMINNDYLSLSTYKYRGLKPAFADVDSDGDQDLFFGRINGKLMYFENKAASGQVASFQLQTIDYQSIDVGDYSAPAFADLNNDSLVDMIIGEKRGVIYYYQNTGTTSNPVFTLTSSKLGNIDFPSSEVFLSPVLGDIDSNGAIDLILGAQVFELFYQYTGGKLYFYPDISNDLTATFELKDSILLDSESKQPLIRSVGHNVSPAIAKLDGDQFPDIICGGKRGGLTLFNTNHSLFTVITANKELTICPGDSITLHAGAGFDKYEWNTGETSASVTVDSAFTYSCKVTKGIVSYTAYITINVHSGILDAEFDYDIDERKVDFSLKNLQIKSVHWDFGDGAYTLDENNPSHTYTQQGTYVVCMSVKDVCGGIDKECKSIFVQSSVNEIKEFGIKLYPNPFSNYLMLESSEINIDGFEVILTDMLGKVNFRKILNQNSLQYLDLSEIPSGMYIVQVLNKEKQEKSYKRILKY is encoded by the coding sequence ATGATGTTCAGGAAACTTCTATTTCTTATTATAATAGCAACTACTCCATTAATTGTTATTAGTCAACAATTCCCAAAATACTATCAAAGCAATATTATTGAGGTTTACGATAGCAATAATGCATTATTTGTTAATCCTTTTGGAGGTGGATTGAAATTTCCAGTTTTTGCCAGTTTTCATTTAAATAGTGATAATAAAGCTGATTTAGTTATTCTCGATAAAGTGGATAATAGAATATTGACCTTTATTAACGAGGGCAATATGAAATATACCTATCGTCCTGAATTTGAAAGATTTTTCCCCGATTCTTTGGTTAGTTTCCTCGTTTTTAAAGATTATGATAATGATGGTAAAAACGATTTGTTCACCTATTCAAATGTATCGGGTGCTGGAATATCTGTTTATAAGAATACCAGCAATCAAATAGATGGAATCAGGTTTGAAATGGCTAGCGAGCAATTGATTACTTATGACTGGGGAAATTATCAGTTTTCTTACAATTTGCCTCTCTTTCAGGTAGATATGCCTGCCATTATTGATATGGATGAGGACGGTGATTTGGATATGTTGATTTTTGATGAGTTAGGAGGTTCGTGGTTGAAACTGTACAACAATATGTCGGTGGAATTATGTGGAAATGCCAACGCATTACTTTTTACAAGCATTGACCATTATTGGGGAGAATTTTACGAAAGTGACAACACCAACGAGGTTACCCTGAACCAAAAGTATAATTGGGGTTATCGTTATTATAAGCAGAATTATGATTCTCTAAAAGCGATTTGGGATATTGATTCAATTTGTAATCCTGATATTGGATTGAAACCAGACAGAATAAAAGAGTCGAATTATAGGACACCAAAGCGACACATTGGATCCACCATTCTTGCTGAAGACATGGATGATGATGATGATATAGATCTTCTAGTAGGCGATATCGGTTATTCAGGTATTTTGATGCTTGAAAATGGAAAATCCGATAGTAATTTGGCTTTCAATAAAATTATTAGTAACAATTTGCATTTTCCATTAAGCTCAAAAGAGGTCGATATTCCACAAATGCCAGCATCGTATTATATTGATATTGATTTGGATGGAGTGAAAGATATGGTATTTGCACCTTATGATATGGATGAAATTGATACGTTCAAAAGCTTAAATCAAATTTGGCTGTATCTGAACAAGGGAAGCAATAATAATCTTGATTTGAAATATGAAAGCAATAATTTTTTGCAACATGAAATGATTGATTTGGGAGGAGCTACTTCTCCTGCTTTTTGTGATTATGACCATGATGGCGATCAGGATTTGTTTGTTATCAGTAAAGGCGACTTTCATCAAACATATTATCAGGCTGATCAGTTGTATTTATTTGAGAACATTGGAAATGGTGATAATGCCATTTTTAAAATGATTAATAATGATTATTTAAGCTTGTCAACCTATAAATATCGAGGCCTTAAACCTGCTTTTGCTGATGTTGATTCAGATGGAGATCAGGATTTATTTTTTGGTAGAATCAATGGCAAACTTATGTATTTTGAAAATAAAGCAGCAAGTGGTCAGGTTGCAAGTTTTCAATTACAAACCATCGATTATCAGTCTATTGATGTAGGTGATTACAGTGCACCTGCTTTTGCTGATTTAAATAACGATAGCCTTGTTGATATGATAATAGGTGAAAAAAGAGGAGTAATATACTATTACCAAAATACAGGTACTACATCCAATCCTGTTTTTACACTAACTTCTTCTAAACTGGGCAATATTGATTTTCCTTCTTCTGAAGTATTTTTAAGTCCTGTTTTAGGTGATATTGACAGCAACGGAGCCATCGATTTAATTCTGGGTGCACAGGTTTTTGAATTGTTTTATCAATATACCGGGGGTAAATTATATTTTTATCCTGATATAAGTAATGATCTGACAGCTACATTTGAGTTAAAGGATTCCATTTTACTTGACTCAGAATCCAAACAACCGCTGATAAGGTCGGTAGGTCACAATGTTAGTCCGGCAATTGCCAAGCTTGATGGAGATCAGTTTCCAGATATTATTTGTGGAGGTAAACGCGGAGGATTGACACTTTTTAATACGAACCACTCACTTTTTACAGTTATTACTGCTAACAAAGAGTTAACCATTTGTCCGGGCGATAGCATTACATTACATGCAGGAGCAGGCTTTGATAAATATGAATGGAATACAGGTGAGACCAGTGCGAGCGTTACAGTTGATTCTGCTTTCACCTATAGTTGCAAGGTAACCAAGGGAATTGTTTCCTATACAGCCTATATAACAATCAATGTGCATAGCGGTATTTTAGATGCTGAGTTTGATTATGATATTGATGAACGAAAGGTTGACTTTAGTTTAAAAAACCTTCAAATAAAATCTGTTCATTGGGATTTTGGTGATGGAGCATATACTTTGGATGAGAATAACCCTTCTCACACCTATACTCAGCAAGGAACCTATGTGGTTTGTATGAGTGTAAAAGATGTTTGCGGAGGAATTGATAAGGAGTGTAAAAGCATATTTGTTCAATCTTCAGTTAACGAAATCAAAGAATTTGGAATCAAGTTATATCCAAATCCTTTTTCAAACTATTTGATGTTAGAATCAAGCGAGATAAATATCGATGGTTTTGAAGTTATTCTGACGGATATGTTGGGAAAGGTTAACTTTAGAAAAATATTGAATCAAAACTCTTTGCAATATCTTGATTTGTCGGAAATTCCTTCAGGAATGTATATTGTACAGGTTTTAAACAAGGAAAAGCAAGAGAAAAGCTACAAGCGGATTCTGAAATACTAA
- a CDS encoding DUF4173 domain-containing protein: MINKKPLLQVLIAAIIITTLFHKQALGLNLLVFEIIFIVWLLITKQFKSSSFSQIICGLSLITSLIFSVICYSVFGYIIHFISLILFIGSLIYPEVKSLIHAFVLGLNSLLHAQIQFFEKLGGQEKKGTKPLRIFRNLSIFLVPIVLIIVFIFIYKASNPVFEKMITKVGEAISDAWIYVFQDFDFLILLTFLIGLLISSFLLIRIKNKWIAEKDKNSSDKLLRTRTKKVIHFRMNALKNEYKAAIFLLFALNILILLLNCMDVYWVWLNFEYEGQYLKQFVHEGTYLLILSIIISMGIVLFFFRANLNFYSRNKFLTYLSYIWLAQNAFLVISVAIRNFIYISHFALAYKRIGVFIFLILTLFGLLTVILKVKKKKSTFYLFRTNSLALLIILLISSSINWDVIIAKYNFKKSTESFLHLDYMATLSDKALPYLDKTLEELNQLNMIQKEKYNFRARYMTPEEYVAAIEKRQTEFITKWGNKSILSWNLAEYLAYKKLKTE, encoded by the coding sequence ATGATTAATAAAAAACCATTACTTCAAGTTCTTATTGCTGCAATAATAATAACCACCCTCTTTCATAAACAAGCATTAGGGCTCAATCTACTTGTTTTCGAAATCATTTTCATTGTATGGTTGCTCATTACTAAACAATTTAAATCCTCAAGCTTTAGTCAAATTATTTGCGGACTGAGCCTGATAACCAGTTTGATTTTCTCAGTCATTTGCTATTCGGTCTTTGGCTATATCATTCATTTTATCTCCCTTATCCTTTTTATTGGCAGTTTAATATACCCAGAAGTAAAATCATTAATACATGCTTTTGTGCTAGGCCTAAATTCATTGCTACATGCTCAAATTCAATTTTTTGAGAAATTAGGAGGACAAGAAAAAAAAGGCACAAAACCACTTCGTATCTTCAGAAATTTGAGCATTTTTCTGGTGCCTATTGTGCTTATAATTGTTTTCATTTTTATTTATAAGGCCAGCAATCCTGTTTTTGAAAAAATGATTACCAAAGTAGGTGAAGCTATTTCAGATGCCTGGATTTATGTGTTTCAAGACTTCGATTTTTTAATTCTATTGACATTTCTGATAGGATTATTAATCAGTAGTTTTCTCCTTATCAGAATCAAAAATAAATGGATAGCTGAAAAAGATAAAAACAGCAGCGATAAGTTGCTAAGAACCAGAACAAAGAAGGTCATTCACTTTCGTATGAATGCCTTGAAAAATGAATACAAAGCTGCCATCTTTTTATTATTTGCATTAAACATTTTAATTCTATTGCTCAATTGCATGGATGTTTATTGGGTGTGGCTAAATTTTGAGTATGAAGGACAATATTTAAAACAATTTGTTCACGAAGGCACCTATTTGCTCATATTATCTATCATAATTTCCATGGGAATTGTTCTATTCTTCTTCCGAGCCAATTTGAATTTTTACTCCCGAAATAAGTTCCTCACCTACTTGAGTTACATTTGGTTAGCACAAAATGCTTTTCTTGTAATTTCTGTTGCCATTCGCAACTTTATTTATATTAGTCATTTTGCTTTAGCTTATAAACGCATTGGCGTTTTTATATTCCTGATTCTCACACTTTTTGGTTTGCTTACCGTAATCCTTAAAGTAAAAAAGAAAAAATCTACTTTTTATTTATTCCGAACCAATTCGCTGGCATTGCTAATCATTTTGCTTATTAGTTCCAGTATTAACTGGGATGTCATAATTGCTAAATACAATTTCAAAAAGTCCACTGAAAGTTTTCTTCATCTTGATTACATGGCCACACTTTCCGATAAAGCACTGCCCTATTTGGATAAAACATTGGAAGAATTGAATCAGCTAAATATGATTCAAAAAGAAAAGTATAATTTTAGGGCTCGTTATATGACACCTGAAGAATATGTTGCTGCTATTGAAAAAAGGCAAACTGAATTCATTACAAAATGGGGAAATAAGTCAATCTTATCATGGAATTTAGCTGAATATTTGGCTTATAAAAAATTGAAAACAGAATGA